In the genome of Novipirellula artificiosorum, the window CGGGGTCGCCGACACGATTGAGGGGAATTTCGAAGCCGCGCCCGGCGTGGTCGGGAAAGGATTGCGCCTGGATGGGTTTACGACGAGGATCGTCCGTGAGGGCAAGAACCTGGTCAAGCCCGGCGCTGAATTCACGATCGAGGCATGGGTCGCGCTGGGCGAATACCCGTTGAGCTGGTGCCCGGTGATCACCACCGAATCGGAGGAGGTCAAAGGATACCGTCTGTTGATCGGGCCCTACGGGCAGGTGTCCTTCGAAGTCGCCATTGGTGAGCAATGGGTTGCCTGTTCCAGCGCGCCTCAGACAGTGCCGTTGAGGAAGTGGGTTCATTTGGCCGGGGTTTGCGCTGCCGGTAAACAAATGACCCTCTATGTCAATGGCAAAGCCCTGAACTCCGTTGATACCTATGGACCGCTGACCTTTCCCGCGAAGACCCAATGCATCATTGGAATGGCAGCGGCGCAGGGCAGACCCAGTGACACGATCAGGACCTGGGGCACCGTTCCGGCCTACTTTGGGCTGGATGGCATTCTCGATGACATCCTGGTTTTCGACAAGGCGCTGACTGCCGAAAAAGTCCATGAACATTTTTCGAACTACCCAGCAACCGTGCCGGAGATACCGCCTCGACCACTGCCTAAACTCGACCAGAATCCGGGCCGGTTCGGGGCTTTCTACACGAAACTGAAGTACTATCCGGGGTGGGATAATCTGTGGCCGGTGGAGCAGGATCCCGACGTCGTGGTCTGCTTTGGAGACAGTCCGGTCAAGTTCATCTTCTGGCGCGGCATCAGATTCGGCCCGTGCTGGGTCTCGGAAAACGAGAATTGGATGGCGGATCAAAGCCTCGAGACGTGGGATGATGATACCGAGGGCTGCTTCGAGCATATGCAGGACCGGCACTGTCGTTTCTCCCATGTGCGGATCATTGAAAACACTGACGCCCGGGCGGTTGTCCATTGGCGCTATGCCCCCGTCAGCTCCCACAACAACACCTGGAAGCCCGATCCCAAGACGGGGTGGGAATGCTGGGTGGATGAGTACTACTATGTTTATCCGGATGCTTCTGCGATCAGAAAAGTGTGCTGGAACAAG includes:
- a CDS encoding LamG domain-containing protein, producing MQWDFENITNRTCVEPSTGVADTIEGNFEAAPGVVGKGLRLDGFTTRIVREGKNLVKPGAEFTIEAWVALGEYPLSWCPVITTESEEVKGYRLLIGPYGQVSFEVAIGEQWVACSSAPQTVPLRKWVHLAGVCAAGKQMTLYVNGKALNSVDTYGPLTFPAKTQCIIGMAAAQGRPSDTIRTWGTVPAYFGLDGILDDILVFDKALTAEKVHEHFSNYPATVPEIPPRPLPKLDQNPGRFGAFYTKLKYYPGWDNLWPVEQDPDVVVCFGDSPVKFIFWRGIRFGPCWVSENENWMADQSLETWDDDTEGCFEHMQDRHCRFSHVRIIENTDARAVVHWRYAPVSSHNNTWKPDPKTGWECWVDEYYYVYPDASAIRKVCWNKDSTGTPFQLQESIPLTQPGQRNEELLENNYVHVADYDYNSRPVSVDLRQQPADWNPNYTIQQFNFRSQNKPYICFEPGNSMMVRWIGDGYNHFPINQARCDGRWTKVLDRPTSISSSPCSDPVIHTNGHRLYWAGLYGMNRMDLNELVTFGRSWAYAPDLRLSGEDFRFVGYDRSQRCYQIEKRVVNAVDCELKLSGSKESPIVNPAFHIQNWNAKGATVRVDGKEFNNSRVGINHKLGGDDLTVFLFLKATSAVNISIDRVD